CCAGATCGACCCGTTCGGCCACGTCGTCGACTCGGCCCACATACAGATTTTCGAGGGAACGGAACTCGGCTTTCCGGACCCGATCTCCAAGTACATCGTCTTCCTCGCGCTCGCCGCCCTGGTGGTTGGCGTGATGATTCTTTGGGTGGCGAACAAGATTCAGAGCGGTCAGCCGCCCAAAGGCAAGCTCTGGAACCTGATCGAGAGCCTGATCTTTTTCGTTCGCGACAAGATCGCGCGGCCGGGGCTCGGGATCGAGGACGGCGACAAGTTTTTGCCGTTCTTGTCGACTTTGTTTCTGTTTATTTTCGTCTGCAATTTGTTCGGCATGTTTCCGTTCTTGCCCTCGCCCACCGCGCACATTTACGTGACCGGGGCGTTGGCCGTTGTTTCGTTCGGCGTGATTCACACGATCGGCATCCGCGAAAACGGACTGGGTGGCTACCTCAAGACCTTCATCCCCCATATCCACATGGAGGGCGGTCTCGGGATGCGG
This is a stretch of genomic DNA from Fimbriiglobus ruber. It encodes these proteins:
- the atpB gene encoding F0F1 ATP synthase subunit A, which gives rise to MSDPVTGGKPQIDPFGHVVDSAHIQIFEGTELGFPDPISKYIVFLALAALVVGVMILWVANKIQSGQPPKGKLWNLIESLIFFVRDKIARPGLGIEDGDKFLPFLSTLFLFIFVCNLFGMFPFLPSPTAHIYVTGALAVVSFGVIHTIGIRENGLGGYLKTFIPHIHMEGGLGMRLFGFVLMFGMAILEYLTAFIRVIILAVRLFANMLAGHTVLFMILFFIKMVADPVYKIDIAQDWMFWPVSIFSVLMVTALSLLELFIAGLQAFIFTFLTAIFIGLAKHPPH